ACGGCATGGAAGAGTCGCTCGGCTACATCGCCTACGAGGCGCAACGCCCGCAGTTTCTGGACGTGCCGGGGTTGGCCAGCGGCGGCTGTCCGCGCAGTCCCGAGACGCAGGCGCGCATCGACGAGGCCGTGCGGCGCATCGTCATGGACGCGTTTGCGCGCGCCACCGAGATCCTGCAGCGCCACCGCGACGTGCTGGAGCGCTGCGCGCGCGAGCTGCTGCAGCGCGAGACGCTGGACGAGGCGCAGCTGCAGGCGCTCACCGCCCCGGTGCGCGCGGCATCCGCGCCCGAGCCCGCGTGACGGCTTGGCGCCGGTGAGAGAGGCGGTGGTTCGGTCGCCGGCGGTCGTACCGGGCGGACACGGCGGAGCCGCGAGCGGTGATCGGGCAGGGCTGCCAAGCACACTGGGTGGCCGGTAGCGTCTGCTCTTTGTTTGCCGCGGGAGATCGCGGGTGCGATCCCGCGAGCCGCTCGACCGACAGCCACCCCGCCAGAAGGCGACGTCACACCCCGCGGCTGCGCTCCGCCGCAAAGCGCTGGCGAAACGCCGCGAACGTCCCCGCCTCCAGTGCCGCGCGCACTTCGCGCATCAGGTTCAGGTAGTAGTGCAGGTTGTGGATCGTGGCCAGCATCGGCCCCAGCATCTCGCCGCAGCGGTCCAGGTGGTGCAGATACGCGCGGCTGAAGCCCTCGCGCCCGCCGTCGTTCCAACTCACCCCGGCGTCACCCGCACAGGCGTAGCAGGTGCAGTCCGGGTCGATCGGCAGCGGGTCGTCCTTGTAGCGCGCGTTGCGGATCTTGACGTCACCGTAGCGCGTGAACAGGTGGCCGTTGCGCGCGTTGCGCGTGGGCATGACACAGTCGAACATGTCCACCCCGCAGGCCACGCCCTCCACCAGGTCCTCGGGGGTGCCCACCCCCATTAGGTAGCGCGGCTTGTGCGCGGGCAGCCGGTGCGGCGTGTGCGCCATGATGCGGCGCATCTCTTCTTTCGGTTCGCCGACGCTGACGCCGCCGATCGCGTAACCGTGGAAGTCCATCGCCACCAGTGCCTCCAGCGACGCTTCGCGCAGGTGCTCGAACATGCCGCCCTGCACGATGCCAAAGAGCGCGTTCGGGTTGCCCAGCCGCTCGAACTCGGCCTTCGACCGTCGCGCCCAGCGCAGGCTCAGCTCCATGCTGGCGCGCGCCTCGGCCTCGGTGGTGACGTGGCCGCTCGCCTTGTCGCCCTGCCAGTAGGGCGTGCACTCGTCGAGCTGCATCACGATGTCGCTGTTGAGCACGGTCTGGATCTGCATGCTCACCTCGGGCGACAAAAACAGCTTGTCCCCGTTGACCGGTGAGGCAAAGCGCACGCCCTCCTCGGTGATCTTGCGCATCGCCCCGAGCGACCAGACCTGGAAGCCGCCAGAGTCGGTCAGGATCGGCCGCTCCCACCGTTCGAACCCGTGCAGCCCGCCAAAAGCGCGGATGACGTCCAGCCCCGGCCGCATCCACAGGTGAAAGGTGTTGCCCAGGATGATCTGCGCCCCCATCTCGCGCAGGCTGCGCGGCGTGACGCCCTTGACCGTGCCGTAGGTGCCCACCGGCATGAAGATCGGCGTCTCGACCACGCCGTGGTTGAGCGTCAGCCGTCCGCGGCGCGCGTGCGAGGTCGGGTCGGTGGCAAGGAGCTGGAACTGGAGCATCGTGGCATTTTACCGGGGGTGTTGCTTTACTCAGGGGTATGGCTTTACTTTAGAATGGGCTTGACTTTATGGAGTGCTTTACGCCGATCCGAGTAGGAGTGGGGTCATGGACGTCGTCGAAGCCGTCGTCTCCAGCAAAGGGCAGGTGACGCTGCCCGCCGCCATGCGCGCCAAGCTGGGCATCCGCCCCGGCTCGCACATCCAGTTCGAGCTGCGCGGCGAGGAACTCGTCATCCGACCAGAGCCGCCGATGAGCGCGTACTACGGCATGCTCAAGGGTTACGACCTGGGCGATATCGAACCACCGAAAGAGCCGGACCGGGAGTTCGACTGAATGAACGTCGTCGACTCCTCGGGTTGGATCGAATTTTTTCGTGCAGGGCCGAACGGCCCGATTTTCAAGGCGGTGATCGACGACCGCCACCGCCTGCTGGTGCCCACGCTGTCGCTGTTCGAGGTGTGCCGCGTGCTCAGCCGCAAGGTGCCAGACGCGGTGGTCGCGCGCTGCCTGGACGTGATGCGGCTCGGCCGCGTCGTCGACCTCACGGACGCCCGTGCCGTGGCGGCGGCGCACGTCGCGCGCGAGCACAACCTGGCCATGGCCGACGCGGTGATGCTCAGCATCGCGCGCGAGTTCAACGCCACGCTCTGGACGCAGGATGCCGACTACGCCGGGTTGGCGGGGGTGCGGTACTTCCCGAAGCCGTCGCCGGGCTGAACACGTCGGCGCGATAGACGACGTCCTGACGGCCAGGACGCCCGGGCGTCTACCCCGTCACGGCGAACCCGTCGATCGTTGCAGCAGCATCGCATCCCCGTAGCTGAAAAAGCGGTAGCGCTGCGCGATCGCGTGGCGGTACAGCGCCATGATGTGGTCGTAGCCGGCGAAGGCGCTGACCAGCATCATCAGCGTGCTGCGCGGCAGGTGGAAGTTGGTGATCATCCCGTCCACCACGCGGAAATCGAACCCGGGCGTGATGAAGATGTCGGTGTCGCCCTCGGTGGCACCGGTGCGCGCCCAGCTCTCCAGTGTGCGCACGGTGGTCGTGCCCACGGCCAGCACGCGGCCGCCCGCGCGGCGCGTGCGCTCGAGCGCGGCCAGCGTCTCGGGCGGGATGCGGTACCACTCACTGTGCATGCGGTGCTGACGGATGTCGTCGACCTTGACCGGCTGGAACGTCCCGGCGCCAACGTGCAGCGTGACGCTGGCGCGCTGCACCCCGCGCGCGTCCAATGCGGCGAGCACGCTCTCGTCGAAATGCAGCGCCGCCGTGGGCGCGGCCACCGCCCCGGGGTTCTTGGCGAAAATGGTTTGGTAACGGCGCTCGTCCTCCGCCGTGTCGGCGTGCTCGATGTACGGGGGCAGCGGCACGTGGCCGTGGCGCGCCATCAGCGTGTACGGGTCGTCGGAAAACCGCAGGCGAAACAGCGGCCCGTCGACGTCGGGCCAGCGACCGAGCAGCGTGGCGGTGAAGCCCGGCTGGCCGTCCGCGCCGATGGCCATGCGCAGCACCGTTCCCGGCGTCGGTTTTTTGCTGACCTTCATGTGCGCGACGACCTCGCCGTCGGCCAGCACGCGCTCGACCAGCAGCTCCAGCCGCCCGCCGGTGGGCTTTTCGCCAAACAGCCGGGCCTTGATGACCTGCGTGTCGTTGAACACCAGCAGATCACCGGGTTCCAGCAGCCCCGGCAGCTCGCGGAAGACGCGGTCCACCGGCGGCCACGTGCGCCCATCGAGCAGCCGAGAGGCGCTGCGCTCGGGTGCCGGGTGCTGGGCGATCAGCTCGGGGGGGAGGGGAAAGTCGAAGTCGCCGGTGGTCCAGGTGCGCGCCGGCGCGGGGGGCGGGGAGGTCGTCATGTCGCTCGAGGGCCGGACGGGCCCGTACCAAGTCCAAGGGCTTCCAATTGTCGCACGGCCCGCGCCGCCCGCCGCAATCGACTACAGTCACGCCGATCGACAACCGGTAAGAGGCGAACGAGATGTGGATGCAAGTGGTGTGGTTCGTTGCGGGGCTGGTCGCGCTGGTGGTGGGGGCCGACGCGTTGGTGCGGGGCGCGTCCAAGCTGGCGCTGTCGCTGGGCATTTCGCCGCTGGTGGTGGGCTTGACCATCGTGGCCTTCGGCACCAGCGCGCCGGAGGTGGCCGTCTCCACCGGTGCGGTGCTGGGTGGCCAGACCGACATCGCGGTCGGCAACGTGGTGGGCAGCAACATCCTCAACGTGCTGCTCATCCTGGGGGCGAGCGCCGTCATCACGCCTTTGGTGGTCCACGTACAGCTCATCCGGCAGGAGGTGCCGATCATGGTGGGCGCGACGATCCTGTTGGTGGTGCTCGGGCTCGACGGCCGCATCGCGTGGTACGAGGCGGCGCTGTTGCTGGCGCTGCTCGTGGCCTACACCGCCTTTCTCGTCATCCAGTCGCGGCGTGAGTCGGCCGCCGCGACCGCAGAGTTCGATGCCGAGCTGCAGCCGCCCGCGCCCGATGCCTGGGATGCGAAGTGGCCGGTGCAGCTGGCGCTGATCGCGGTGGGGCTGGCTCTGCTCGTGGTCGGCTCCGGCTGGATGGTGGACGCGGCGGTGGTGTTCGCCCGGGCGCTGGGCGTGAGCGACGTGGTCATCGGGCTGACGATCGTCGCGGCGGGCACCTCGATGCCCGAGGTGGCGACGTCGCTCGCTGCCGCGTTCAAGGGTGAACGCGACATCGCGGTCGGAAACGTGGTGGGCAGCAACACGTTCAACATCCTCGGCTGCGTCGGCGTGGCCGGGGTGGCGTCGGGCAGCGCCGGGCTGGTGTTGGCCCCGTCGGTGCTGGCGTTCGACCTGTGGGTGATGCTGGCGGTGGCGCTGGCGTGCCTGCCGGTGTTTCTCACCGGGCGCGAGATCGCGCGCTGGGAGGGGGCGTTGTTTCTCGGTTACTACGTGGCGTACACGGCGTATCTGATTCTCGCGGCGCAGTCGCACGCGGCGCTGCCCGCGTTCTCATCGGTGATGCTGGGCTTCGTCGTCCCGCTGACGGTCGTGGCCCTGATCACGAGCGTGTTGCGCTCCGCAAATAGCGCGAAATAGACGAACGGTCGTGCGGAAATCGTTCCGCTGCGGCACAATTGGGAGGCATTTTTCGCAGAACGACAGGGGCGCCCGACGCCCCGCAGAGGAGACTGCCCCGCCATGATCCGCCCTGCCCACGTGTCCCCCGACGGCACCCGCTGGTCGCGGTGGTGGGAGACGGTGCGGGAGGACTACACGCTCGCGGTGCTGACGCTGGGGGGTGTGGTGGCGGTCGCGTGGCTCGCGCCGTTCGCGGTGTACCGCGCGGTGACGGGCAACTGGCTCGCCGCGGCCAACGACACGATCCTATCGCTCGTGCTTGGCTGGGCGGCGTGGCACGCGTGGCGCACCGGCAACACGCGCTGGCCCGGGTGGGTGATGGCGCTGGCGATCGTCGCGGGGATCTGGGCGATTGGCGTGGCGGCACAGTTCGCGGCGCTGTTCTGGGCCTATCCCGGCGTGCTGATGATGTTTTTCCTGGTGCCGGCGCCGGCCGCCGCGTTGCTCGGGATCGCGGCCGTTCTTGGCGCGGCGGGCCTGTCGTGGCGCGAGCTGGGGGGCACCGGAGGGCTGCCGTTCTTCGTCATCACCAATGTGCTGACGGGGGTGTTCGGCTACGTCGTCTCGCAGCAGGCGCAAGCCCGCATCGCGCGCTGGCAGACCCTCAGTTTCGTCGACCCGCTCACCGGCGTGGGCAACCGCCGGCTGATGTCGGTGGAACTGGCGCAGGCGTGTGCGCGCCCCGGCTCGGCGGGCACGCTGGCGGTGCTCGACCTGGACCACTTCAAATCGATCAACGACCGCCACGGTCACGACGCGGGCGACGCGGTGCTGCGCGATTTCGCCATGGCCGTGCAGTCCGCGCTGCGCAAGACCGACCGGCTCTACCGCGTGGGAGGTGAGGAGTTCGTCGTCTGGCTGCCGCAGGGCGACCGCGCAGCCGCCGCCGCGGTGCTGGAGCGCGTGCGCAGCGTGGTGCGGGGGCAGGTGCGGGTGGCGGGCGAGGC
This region of Tepidimonas taiwanensis genomic DNA includes:
- a CDS encoding calcium/sodium antiporter → MQVVWFVAGLVALVVGADALVRGASKLALSLGISPLVVGLTIVAFGTSAPEVAVSTGAVLGGQTDIAVGNVVGSNILNVLLILGASAVITPLVVHVQLIRQEVPIMVGATILLVVLGLDGRIAWYEAALLLALLVAYTAFLVIQSRRESAAATAEFDAELQPPAPDAWDAKWPVQLALIAVGLALLVVGSGWMVDAAVVFARALGVSDVVIGLTIVAAGTSMPEVATSLAAAFKGERDIAVGNVVGSNTFNILGCVGVAGVASGSAGLVLAPSVLAFDLWVMLAVALACLPVFLTGREIARWEGALFLGYYVAYTAYLILAAQSHAALPAFSSVMLGFVVPLTVVALITSVLRSANSAK
- the queA gene encoding tRNA preQ1(34) S-adenosylmethionine ribosyltransferase-isomerase QueA codes for the protein MTTSPPPAPARTWTTGDFDFPLPPELIAQHPAPERSASRLLDGRTWPPVDRVFRELPGLLEPGDLLVFNDTQVIKARLFGEKPTGGRLELLVERVLADGEVVAHMKVSKKPTPGTVLRMAIGADGQPGFTATLLGRWPDVDGPLFRLRFSDDPYTLMARHGHVPLPPYIEHADTAEDERRYQTIFAKNPGAVAAPTAALHFDESVLAALDARGVQRASVTLHVGAGTFQPVKVDDIRQHRMHSEWYRIPPETLAALERTRRAGGRVLAVGTTTVRTLESWARTGATEGDTDIFITPGFDFRVVDGMITNFHLPRSTLMMLVSAFAGYDHIMALYRHAIAQRYRFFSYGDAMLLQRSTGSP
- a CDS encoding type II toxin-antitoxin system VapC family toxin, encoding MNVVDSSGWIEFFRAGPNGPIFKAVIDDRHRLLVPTLSLFEVCRVLSRKVPDAVVARCLDVMRLGRVVDLTDARAVAAAHVAREHNLAMADAVMLSIAREFNATLWTQDADYAGLAGVRYFPKPSPG
- a CDS encoding AbrB/MazE/SpoVT family DNA-binding domain-containing protein: MDVVEAVVSSKGQVTLPAAMRAKLGIRPGSHIQFELRGEELVIRPEPPMSAYYGMLKGYDLGDIEPPKEPDREFD
- the tgt gene encoding tRNA guanosine(34) transglycosylase Tgt, whose translation is MLQFQLLATDPTSHARRGRLTLNHGVVETPIFMPVGTYGTVKGVTPRSLREMGAQIILGNTFHLWMRPGLDVIRAFGGLHGFERWERPILTDSGGFQVWSLGAMRKITEEGVRFASPVNGDKLFLSPEVSMQIQTVLNSDIVMQLDECTPYWQGDKASGHVTTEAEARASMELSLRWARRSKAEFERLGNPNALFGIVQGGMFEHLREASLEALVAMDFHGYAIGGVSVGEPKEEMRRIMAHTPHRLPAHKPRYLMGVGTPEDLVEGVACGVDMFDCVMPTRNARNGHLFTRYGDVKIRNARYKDDPLPIDPDCTCYACAGDAGVSWNDGGREGFSRAYLHHLDRCGEMLGPMLATIHNLHYYLNLMREVRAALEAGTFAAFRQRFAAERSRGV
- a CDS encoding GGDEF domain-containing protein, encoding MIRPAHVSPDGTRWSRWWETVREDYTLAVLTLGGVVAVAWLAPFAVYRAVTGNWLAAANDTILSLVLGWAAWHAWRTGNTRWPGWVMALAIVAGIWAIGVAAQFAALFWAYPGVLMMFFLVPAPAAALLGIAAVLGAAGLSWRELGGTGGLPFFVITNVLTGVFGYVVSQQAQARIARWQTLSFVDPLTGVGNRRLMSVELAQACARPGSAGTLAVLDLDHFKSINDRHGHDAGDAVLRDFAMAVQSALRKTDRLYRVGGEEFVVWLPQGDRAAAAAVLERVRSVVRGQVRVAGEAVTFSAGVSAHVAGEPWEVCIARADQALYRAKRAGRDRVLWPTVDEGLPARV